In one window of Nocardia brasiliensis DNA:
- a CDS encoding O-methyltransferase — translation MASNLERNLAYVEESVVEDEILVSARERATELGAVPVPPSVGALLSMYAQLLGAKAVVEVGTGAGISGLWLLDGMREDGTLTTIDSEPEHQRAAKEAFRAADIPPARTRLINGRALDVLPRLADGAYDLVFIDAAPLEHPQYVGQAVRLLRAGGAILLHNALLGGRVPDAAQRDPATQAVRAATRAIAEDPELTSVLIPVGDGLLCASRG, via the coding sequence GTGGCATCGAATTTGGAGCGAAATCTCGCCTACGTGGAGGAATCCGTCGTGGAAGACGAGATCCTCGTCAGCGCGCGTGAACGGGCCACCGAGCTCGGTGCGGTACCGGTGCCGCCCTCGGTCGGCGCACTGCTCAGCATGTACGCCCAGTTGCTCGGGGCCAAAGCGGTGGTCGAGGTCGGCACCGGCGCGGGCATCAGCGGCCTGTGGCTGCTCGACGGCATGCGCGAGGACGGCACGCTGACCACGATCGATTCCGAGCCGGAGCATCAGCGCGCGGCCAAGGAGGCCTTCCGTGCCGCGGATATCCCGCCGGCGCGCACCCGGCTGATCAACGGCCGTGCGCTCGACGTGCTGCCCCGCCTCGCCGACGGCGCCTACGATCTGGTGTTCATCGACGCGGCACCGCTCGAGCATCCGCAGTACGTAGGTCAGGCGGTGCGGCTGCTGCGGGCCGGCGGCGCCATCCTGCTGCACAACGCGCTGCTCGGCGGCCGGGTACCCGATGCGGCGCAACGTGATCCGGCCACCCAGGCGGTGCGCGCGGCGACCCGCGCGATCGCCGAGGACCCGGAACTCACCAGCGTGCTGATTCCGGTCGGTGACGGATTGCTCTGCGCCTCACGTGGTTAG